The Brassica oleracea var. oleracea cultivar TO1000 chromosome C7, BOL, whole genome shotgun sequence sequence AGTGAAATTACACTATCTTACCTAAGTTGTTGATTTCCTGCAATGAATCTTCTAGTTCTTGTTCTTTTGTCTTTAGCTCTTCACGACACTGTCTGATACTAGTTAAAGTACTTACAACGCTATGTTTCACCTCAGTCAACAGATCTGAGACAGAGCAAGGTTGCTTGTTCTGTAAGTTTTCTTGATTTGCATTGGTTTTGTTAGATGCCCTAGCGCGATGAGAGGGTTCTCCTTCTTCAGTTGTTTTCTCCCTTATTTCCTGACTCCATTTAGCTCGTTTGTGAGCACAAGCCTCTGCTTCAAATGGTGCCTGCTCCATCTGAGTACAAGTCGTTTCATAACTTTAGGCAAAACCTAAAACGTAAGGTTGAACGCAAGTTATTTGAATTTCATAACTAACCTCGGAGCAGAACTTGAGCATAGGACTTTCGCCTCCTCTGATCAACTCCAAAGTTAGAGACTCCCCTGCTCTTACTTCATTCACGTCACAGAAGATTCTCCAGCCATTACGACTCATAATGTACATGTACATAATAGATACGTTTGTTTTTCCAACCTTAAGCTCCATTACCCACTCATCACCCTTTTTATCTACCATAATTATTTTCCCCGGCTTGATGAGTCCGTTCCCTCTCGTGAAATTTGCTGGTAAATGCTGCAAAAAAAAAAAGATTTAGAATTTAGAAACTCAAATTCAAGGCCGGTCCTGAACATTTGGTGAAGCATTGCCATATGTAATAGAGGTTGAAGATCATGAGAGAAATGTGTAAAATATCTGTATATTCAATCTCACTAACCTCCAAAACTGTTATTTACAAGTATATATAGAGAGTTTACTAAACAGAACTAAACCATCTTAATTTACATATACAATGGTAAACCGAACTAAACCATCTTAATTTACGTATACAATGTAACCAATATAAACCAAGCTGGATCTACACGAATTGATGACGAAATTGAAGAGTTTGTGAAAAAATCGAATCGAAATCAGAAAAAACGAGCTGGAATTGCTCTGATAACATAATAGAGATTGAAGATCATGAGAGAAATGTGTAAAATATCTGTATATTCAATCTCGTTAACCTCCAAAACTGTTATTTACAAGTATATATAGAGAGTTTACTAAACCGAACTAAACCATCTTAATTTACATATACAATGTAACCAATATAAACCAGCTAATAATATGGCTCCCAAAATTTTAGAAAAAATTAAATATATATAATCTTCCAAATTTGTGAAAAAAATATATAAATCCTTACCAAACTGTTTATAACCCCCAAAATTTAGGACCGATCTTACTCAAGTGTGCTAAAGATACCAGACATAGTGGTGCGAAAAGCTACCTGTTTACCGGTCTCAAAACTGCTTGACGTAGGAGTTAAAGTCACAAACCTTGTCAGATTCTTCTCAACTTCTTTTTCTGAATCAGAAAATGAAACGTTTCAAGAATAGAAAGTCTCAACTGAACGTGTATGTACAGTACATTAAACCGATGATTCAGTTTTATACCTGTTCCAACACTCTCTTCTTCCTCTTCTTGGCGGCGACTACCAGAGGGTGTGTATTGGATCTCACAGTAGCTGGATCCTAAAGCAGTGACATTGAACAGCATGTCTCGTTCGAGTCTAAAGACGACAAAGTCACCGACTCGAAGAGCATGTGCCTCAACGAACTCCTTCCAACCTTGAGTGAGTCTTTGGCCTTTCATCTCCACTTTCCATGTTTTCTCCGAGGCATCAGATCTCAACGTTACCGTCTTGCCCTCCTGTTTTCCCTCAATGTGTCCGGAGAAGAACTTGGCAGGAATATTCTGCAGCAGACAAAACAGTTATACGTAAGACTATCTATAAGGAAAAAATAGACGGAGAGATTCATACCAGGTGACTCTTGGAATGGGAAAGAAGCGGCTGGAAGAAGTGTGGGGTTGCCGGAGATAAGAGTGATGCATTCACCATTTCAGATCACTTCAACAAACCCAAGTTACAAGATAGTACAAAGAAAGATTGTTGTTGTCTCTTCACATTTCACCGGTTCATTTTCTTCTTTCTCACAATAAATGAACTCAGAGAGACTTAAATGTTTTGCACAATTTCCTAAACCAAAGATAAAATATTAATTGTAAGCTGTAATTCAAATCGTTACAAAAGATAATGCCTAGCTAGATTCAGTTTATAACATTTTTTTATCAATACTACAGGTTTTACCGCGTTGTCTATAGAACTTATATATTTTTAAAATCACACTTAAATATAAGGTTATATTATATCATTTCTTTGTTTTGATATAGTATTTGACAAATTAAAATGAATTGTTTTGAAAGATTATAATTTTTTTGTTTGGCATATCATTAACTTATATTTTAATATATATTTTAGATGTAAACAGAGTTACCCAAGTTTCTATTAATCTTTTGGTAATCATGTTTGACTCTTTATTAAAAGTTCAAATACTCTATATTTAATAAAATTTTAATATTTTCTGTTAGTTTTATGTATCATATATTTTTTATATATCATCTAATTTGATTTTAAAACTATTATTTGAAAATATGTAAATAACCTTCATTTCATATACTACATATATAAATATCCAGACATATATATATATATATTTCATAAATGTGTAATCATTTTGAATAATTTTTTTGACTCATTTTGAATGCTTAAATCTGTAAAGTTTGATGACAAATAACAATGATTGAATAAACTTATAAATTTTTGAAACTATAGTTTATTTTCAATATTAAAAATTTTAGTATTATTTTAATAAATAAGGATTTATTATTTAAAAGGGTAAAATCTGTAGGAGATTTTAATATGAACGTTTCATATTTAGATACTGCATAAAAGTACATGATGATTTGTAATGCGATTTACTGAGCATAATCAAAAACCATAAAAGAAATTTTTTTTTTTAGTTTAATACGATATGATTGATTTTTTTCAGTGGTACACACCACAAGCCGCAAAGTTATGACGGACTTTTGGACATGTAGGTTTTGACAGATTTTTTGGACATAGTTAAACATACATTTTTTGTAGTGTGTAATTATGATTGATCTAATTGAAAAAAAAAGTAATTATGATTGATTTGTTTCAGTGGTTCACACCACATGGCACAAATTTGTATGTTTTTAATTTAATTTTTAAGTGATTTTTTTTTAATTTAAATATGATTCTTTAAAATTTTGAAAAAAATTTAAGACATAAGTTGGCCAAAAAATTACAAAGAAAAGAACAAAAGTTGGCTAGGAAATCACACAAAATTAAAGGCGTAACTATTCAAAGTGTGAATATATTTTATGTGATACTATGGCTATCTCAAAATATATAACCTACAATGGTTAATTCATAACTATATAAGCTGATTCTTAAACATCTCATCGACATGTTCGAGATTAAATCTTTGCTTGATCTTAGCTTAGCAGCTAAAATATAGCATTCCAGAAGAAATTAAGTTGGCCCTACGTTCACATTTATAAATAAAAAATATATAGCAAATTCATTTCGTTGAATGACTTGTGGTTACTCCAAAACCTCATTATGTTCTTTGTTAGCAAAGTTTCTAGTTCGACCACTGGCACAATAGACAGAGTTTACAAAGATTCTATAATGTGTCTACTGCAGTGCAGTTGTTATGCACTTTAGCAAAGTATGAGTTACACAACTGAGAATGAAGATATCTTTTAAACCAAGTATATCACTATTTCCTGAAGAGAAGAGGAAGAAAAAACAATCTATAAAGGCAATTTGTTAGGAGACTGGTCGTGATGACATCAGAGAGAAGAAAGATCACTCATCCAACCAAAATCCTTGAGAAATCATTTCCTGTACCGAGAGTACTGATAATGTCAACAGGAGGAATTGGTGATGTTCCTTCTTTGTAAAACTCTCCTAGACATCCAAGAACTCAACCAACGGCACCGTCACCTCCTGCATTCTATAAACCAAACACCAAATCACATTTTAATAGTTGAAAACAATAGTTAAGAAGATATGAGACTGGTTAAATATGCGTTTACTCACCATAATCCCCAACCCATAGCTCTGCATTTCCACATTCATCTAATTCCGCTGCCCCACTCTTCAAACACGCCAACCCATATTAAACAAACTCATGTGGCTTCAGTTTCTTGCTTAACCAATGAAAATTTCAATATCATAACCTAATCGATCCAAAATAAAAATAAATAACTTTAGATCAAACACCTGTTTTCACAAAAACAGGACTTTAGATGAAACACTGATTAAAACTCCAATATCAAAACCTAATCCAAAAAAACTTCACACAGTTCCAAATATAATAATTTGGTTCGCGTTACTTAGGTTCATCATAGACGGTTATAGATCTATTCTAAAATTGATTCAGCAACATTGATCATGTTTGCTTGTCTATTGCTGAAAACTTCTTCAAGCGACTCATGACGGTGTATCTGGTGCATTCATGGAAGGCCTGGAAAACTAAATAAACCAAGGTTAAGTTACATATCTTCTTAAACTATGGAGTTCATGATTCTACTTATGCAAGATTTGTTGAGCAGCAAGACTTCGCTTGGGTCCCTCTCGAGCATCTTTCTTATCAGATATTAGCCTTTTAGACACTTGTGACCTAAGATCTGATGATTAATCAAGTGTACCCTCCCAAACCGCACTCAAAGATTTCTTCTTACGTTTCTGTTTAGATTAATAACAAACATGAGAAAACCACCAAAAACATAAAATTTTGTCACAACCTTACCTCACAAACCAAAGCTGGAGCCAGAGTAGCATTCAAATCATCGCACCCGTGCTCCAAATAAGTGGTTATGGATCGTAATCCTTGGTCAGAACTTCAGCTGAAATGGAGAATGGACTCCCAACCGCATCCGTGAAGTGTTCTCCTTTAGACAACAATATACATCTCAGGAAAACAGGGCAACTCAAAACAAATATGCCAACATAAGGAAAATAGCAGGCTTGAGGAACATATATAACCCAAACTGAAACAAAATAATAATATGGATATTGGCTTAGCAAGAAGATCATTACTGAATAAGGTTCACCAGACCTCAGGCTGCATCTTCAGCAATTTGAAGCCGTTAAATTAAACTGAGTCTCCATTCTCGTGGTACTACCCCAGAAAAAGAAACGCTTGATTCTTATCTGGAAGAAAAAAAACCATTTTGTTAAGTTTCCAAGGTAGTATATAAAAACCATCGAGTCTGAGATTGTAAATCGCAATTGATTTCCACTCCCTTCTCAATTGATGATTATTTTGAGGTGGAGAATTAGTCTAAGCGAAGAGATTTGGAGAAGAGGTATATGAAGCTATAAGTTTTAGGGAAGGGCAAGAGTTGAATAGCCATTATTGTTGCAGCTAATAATGAGCATTATGATTCATGAATGTGGAAAGGTGACGTTTCAAATGAGGTTCAGAGGAGGTGAAAAGGGGAGAGTTACGCCAACGTGAATGGAGAGGCGAAGAAGACGAAGAGTTAATTTTTTGAAACCACACGAAAGCCTAGTTTTGATTTTTTAGTTGAGAAAGCAACTATAGTGAAGTGGCAGAATAACACTTTTTCATTGGTTGAAATTTTCATGTTGATGTGGACACTCTCTCTACTCACCATATTTCCCTTTTAATATTGTAAGATCCACACCGGTTCTTGTCTGTTTAAAGTATCATGTCTCTGGTGTATTGATAGATACAAACTATGTATGAGTAATGTCTTTATCATAAATACGAAAGGAGACACAAAAATCGAGTTTAAAATGGGTTTCCAACTACTAAAAGACTAAAACATAAGTCACCCTTGTCATGGATTAAAACGACAACTGAACTATAAACTCTAACTAACTTGTCTTGAATGCCGGTGAAGCCAAAAAAAAAAAGTAAAACAAAAACTAGAAATGTGATTCTCAAGCTTTTAAAGCAGTAAGGGAAGGCTTGGCAGTTGCATCAGAGTTTTCGGGTTATGTATTTTAGAGCACCATTATCCCAGTTGTTTAGGGTGCTTATCAACTGTGGTCCCACAAAAACAACAAACGTCGCAGCTTCTGAGTCCAAATTAAGCGCCGTGTTTTTTCAGTGCTTGCACTGTTTTGCAGGTCCCACTGACACGTGGCAGTCCGCGATTAGTTCGTTTTTAATTTTTTTTTTTAAATCAGACAAAAAACTAAAGAAAAAAAAAAATTAAATGGGGTGCTAGGGTTAATGGTGCTCTTAGGGCTGACGCATTTAGTTTCTTTTTTATTTTCTTTTATAGTATCTGATAAATATAAAACACAAACACATAATTGTATCAACCGAAATTTTTGATTCCCTTTCTCCCACTGGATTGTTCGTCTCTTCTGTAAGTGATTCGATGTTGATCTATAGTTTAACTCTGCGTTGAATGTTTTTGACTTGGTGTTTTTCGGAAATCAAATTTGAGTTGTGTGTAAAATTTGCTTGCTACACCATTTTTTTGTTAAGTCACTGTCATGGTGTTGTAGTTCATAAGGGGAGAATATTTCAATACCTTATGCACATCATAGCTAACAATGATCATCAGAATGCTAGGAAATGTCTGGTTTTGTTTTGGAGCTTAAACATGTTATGAATCTCGCGGTGAAAGGAAAATGAAAATGTACTAACTTTGACTGCCGTTGTTTGGTTTGTCACTGTTAGTGTCTCGAATGCCTTGGCCTAAGGAGCATTGACATTTTGCCACTTCATTTATATATGAATTTAGATCTGGCTTAAAGTTTTTTCCCATAATTCTCGCAGGTTTATGAAACACAAATTCCCCAAAATGCTATAGCATATTTTTTTAAGGAAATTTTAGTTTGTTCTGCGGTTAAAAAAGTTTGACTTTGTGGGTTTTGGGAATCCAGTTGAGCTATGGGTAAAGTATATTCCGTGAAAATGCTATTTTGCCTGCTACTTCCTCTTATGAATTCACTATCTTAACGGGGGCAGATTTTTAAAGCCTTTTACTGTATATCATAGTGGACAAGATCGTCATGATCCTAGGAAAATGCATGTGTTCGTTACTTAAACATGTAATGAATCTTGAAGGAATTAAAAAACAAAACGGGAAAGGTAAATGAAATGTGCTAACTTTGACTGCCATTGTTTGCTTCTTAATGGTTATTTATGGAGCATTGACATTTCTTCACTTGGTTTATGTATGACTTTGTGTCTGGCTGAAGGAACCTTTCCCACAATCCTTGCAGGTTTCTTTGGTCTCGGTTCTCCTTCAAGAAATGAAACATGCATTTCCCCAGTGCAGTAACACATACTATGGCTGCAGCGACAAACAAAACCCAAAAACTGTCCATGCCAAGTTTCCGGAAACAATTCAGATGGATTTGGGTCGGGGCTGGTGAGTGGATCTGGGCAACTTTCATCTATTTTCTTGAACCACGCGCTCTCCAGTTGGTTTGCCTTGTTCGACTCTTCCACTTTTAGAATGGCTCTTGAAACATCAGCCACCAGAGGGGATCCAATGGGAAAGACCTGCACAATAAATTCATGAGTTGAAGAAATGCTCCAATAGAGAGTGTTTTTTGCAAAGGTGTATGAGACTTACAAAGCCAAACCCATCGACCTTGAATGGTGTTTGAACCATTTTATACTTGTTACAGTGCTGTCCGAGAAAGAGTCTCACATATGGCAATTCCATGAAAACTGCAGAAACACCTCCCTTCGCTGGTTCTGTGTCCAGTAGCTCGTGACACTGTTCTGGAGACCCATAGGTCACGAGATTAGCATCTGAGAAACCTGATTCTCTGAGTCTTCCCAAAATAAAGGGACTACGTTGATTTCCCACGCGCTCTCCCTTCGCCAGCAAGCTGTTTATGTTGGTCGGAGAATTGTTGGTAGTGAACCAACGGGGTTTGGGCTAGTGGCACTTGAGAGATAACCCTAATACAATGAACCTGCAGTTCGATCTCTGTTGGCTACCAGATAATTTAACATTGCACTTCTTGGTCATGGTTAATTAAACAAAAAAAAAATTGTTGGTAATATTTTACCCCAAGGTACACTTGGTAGACCATAGTCTCGTAATCCATATCTTCTACAGGAAAGAAGTCATAGGAAACATCATAAGGCATCGCTTGAATAACAGACTCAAAGTAGTTGATGCAGAATCCACTGAATATTGTTGAGTTAGTGATAGGATCCTTTGTACCCTTCACGAACTGCGGGAAATGGTTATTAGTTGGGACTCCAATCTTCAGCCTTTTCCCATATGTCGGAATCTCCCATCCTTTGGGCACAAAGGTGGTCTCTCCAGGCCATGTAATTGGTCTGAGTCGATATTTCCAAGTAGTGAAAGTGGTCGTGGTAGCTTGTCTTTGGTCTACGTTCTTCAAGAGATCATGTTCTTTCGTCCAGTATCCTATGGTCCTTCCTCCATGACCATTCGCGTTAACAATCTCAAACACTGACGGCTGCAGTTCTCTAATGATAAATCGGAAATCACCAGAAAGACCTTTGAACCGGACTTTAGAGAGTGTCTGGAGAAGTTTTGGACCGTATTGAGATACACCAAGACCTTGAAGACCAGACATGTTCCTCATGGTGGCATCTGTCTTGACAAAAATCAAATTTGATGTCCCAGCTTCTTCGATGGCCAACGCAAATGCAGTGGGGGCATCATAAGCCCAAAGTCCATACACGCTCAGGTCAGAGACTGTGAATCTATTCTTCCATTTAGATTTAAATGCTTCAAGCTTGTCGGATCTTGGTACATACTCGCTTTGTTTCATTATAAGTGTCGTTTTAGGTTTCGGCACACGGATTAAGGAAACAATTAATTTTGTACATTTCCTATAAAAAAAACATTATTACCTATACACCTAACCATATTTCAACTAATAGAAAAATAAATTTTGCATAAAATTAATAAATTTTGCATTGAAAATCGAAAACGACACTTATTTTGTAGCGAAAAAAAATCTTTAAAACGACACTTAATATGAAACGGAGGGAGTATGTCTTAACACCCAAGACCCCCTGCATTGCATCAGTTTCCGTCTCTTTCATGAGACTAAGACCATCTGTAATGCCGTTGGTAAGTAGTGGGTTTGGGCTTGGGCTTTAAATCAAAACGAGGGCAGGGGTGTCTTTCCCCTGATCTTATCTTGATAATAATTAGGTTACGGACGAAGCTCGATTCCTTACTTTTCTTCTGTTCATGTTCCGTGGTCGGTTTCTCGAAGGGTTTGCCTGATTGCGAGCTTCCTCTTGTTGCTGAGTCCTCAGATCATCGCCCTGGGTGTGTGTTTAATTTAGGTAATTAGGATCCCCTTTATTTGTTGCTTTTTTCCTAATTCTATTTTCAAAATAGGTGTCGTTTCCTTGGATCCGCACGAATTCGTTAGGTGTTCCTTAGANNNNNNNNNNNNNNNNNNNNNNNNNNNNNNNNNNNNNNNNNNNNNNNNNNNNNNNNNNNNNNNNNNNNNNNNNNNNNNNNNNNNNNNNNNNNNNNNNNNNNNNNNNNNNNNNNNNNNNNNNNNNNNNNNNNNNNNNNNNNNNNNNNNNNNNNNNNNNNNNNNNNNNNNNNNNNNNNNNNNNNNNNNNNNNNNNNNNNNNNNNNNNNNNNNNNNNNNNNNNNNNNNNNNNNNNNNNNNNNNNNNNNNNNNNNNNNNNNNNNNNNNNNNNNNNNNNNNNNNNNNNNNNNNNNTCTTTTTTTTTTTTTTTTTTTTTTTTTTTTTTTTGTTGTGACTTTTTTTTTGTTTTCTTTTTTTTCCTTTTAATCGTAGAGGTGAGAACATAAAAGCAGGATTTCTGCTGATCTTTTCCCGACCTTATGGGATGATGGAAATGCCAATACCAGAAACGGACGAGTTTATCAGTCGTGATATCCAACGCATTGCACATGAAGGCCTTAAGGAGTAAAAATTCGCAAAACATAAATAACTGGATATATAATTGATTACTTTGTTTTAGATCACTAACAGTAGTAGTAGTAGCAGTGACTATATTCTTAAAATTTTTAACACTTTTTGAGTTTTTGCCAATGCTGCTGCAGATGGGAGGATGCTAGAGATAACGGATACACTTTTGATATCCTTTCGGTTGCAAAATCTTTCACGGATGAGATGTTTACGATGATGAATCAACTCATTCCCATGAACCCAGATCTGCACAAGAAAGAAGAAGGAGAAGACATATCTTCTCAAATGCACAAGTTACATTTACACGACAACCAGACAACCATGGTATATAATCTTAAAACGGTTTTGTTTCTTCTTATTTCATTTGCTCAAGTTAATTACCCACATATTTATAATTTCTTCATTCATATGTATAGCTTGGTGTGGCCGGACCAGCAGCTGTAGCCTTTAACGGTGGAGAGATTAATAAGGACAACTGATTCAAGGACTCTCCCAAGTTGACCATATATATATATGGTTGCTCTACCGTATGTTCTGTGTACTGTGAAATTAAATTGGCGTATTTGCTTATTATAACACATAAATAATTAAGGTTCTTTTGAATGAGAGTATTATGTCCGTGAAAGACACTTTTTGTATTAGTGAATCACACATATGGGGGACAACATAAAATATTTTCAGGTTCCAAATTTAGTTACGGAAAGGCATTTATCTTTGTATCTTTGTATCACCCAAGCTAACTGATTCTAGTACCAACTAAACTTCAGCATGTGCATCTTGTTCAGGCAAACCAAAACTAACATACAAACAATATTGTACTAGTAGCGAATTAATGGCAACTGTTATCTAATTTAGAGAGTAAATAAATTACTCTGTTCTTCAGTCACAGATTGTTTCAACTTTGACCTAAGAACAAAACTTAAGAACAGGAAGTGTGTCTTCCCAAACCAACTCCAACAGAAAAGGCTGGCCAATCTTCAATACATCATTAGCCTCACAGAAATCTTTCCATCCTTTTCCTAATCCTCTTTTTCCATATTTTGATCCATCCTTCACCAGCTTCGTTACCCACCTCACACCATGTTTGTCCATAAGGATTATCTCATTCTGCCTCTTGATACCGTTGATCTTCATGAAAGTTGCTGGAAGAATCTGCACAAGAACCAATAAATCAAAAATAGAGGGAAAAAAGAGAGTAAAACATAAACAAGATCGTTGCTTAACATACAAGTTTGGAGCTTCTGAAGTTGTAACGTGTGAGAGAGATTGTGACAAAACGGTTTCTCCTTGAAGATGATGAAGCTACCCATTTAGAACGCCTCTTTGCCTTCCTCACTAGTTCTGAACACTCTTCTTCAGGACATATACATATCATGGGAGAAGTCTTGCCGTCTCCCACCAGATTAAACACCATTAAATCTCCTATTTTTCGTCTGTTATCACGGCAGAATCTTCTCCAGCCTCCTCTGATGTAATAACTTCCGCTTGATTCCCTAAATCTCAAACTCACAGTCCACGAGTTTCCCTCTTTGTTCACTACTATCATCTCGTGGCATCTTTTGTTCAGAGCATTCGAACTCTCAGCTTCCATAGGAAGGTCCTGAAAACCACAGTTATACATCATCAACATTGTTTTATAAGTGTGAAGTAGAATGAGGTAAGTAAGTACTCACAAGTGTGTCTAGTCTTAGATTTGAAGCAGTGACTTGTGCTACAAAACAGTAATCAAATGAGAAAGAGGACTTTGTTCTACAATGATTCTCATTGTCATCATCATTGTTGTCAAACTCTTCTTCCTTGATGAGGTGAGATTGTTCATAGTGAATCTCACAACAGCTAGGACCGAAAGGAGTGACGTTAAACACCATATCTCCTTCGTGTCTGAAAATAATGACGTCGCCGATTCGAAGGTCATGTGCTGTGGCAAAGTCTTTCCAGCCTCTGGTGAATCTCCGACCATCTATTGTCACTTTCCAAGTTTTATCTGAAGCGTGTGATCTCAGTTTAGCTTTTCTCTGCTCGTTTTTTCCTTCTATGTGCTTTGAGAAGAAGGTAACTGGTATTGTCTGCAACAAAAATCAAATATTAAAACAGCGACATGAACAGAGGAGAATCAGAGAAAGAGTTTAGCATACGAGGTGAGTGTCGAAACCGGGAAGAAGTGGCTGGAAGAAATGTGGATTGGTCGGAGACTCAAGTGGTGGATTCGCCATTGAATTCAAACAATTCATGAGAAGAAAGAAAAAAGAAACGTTGTTGTTGTTCCTCTTTATTAAAGAAAAAAATCATGTTTTGTTATCTTGGTTCAAACTTCAATGTGTGAATAGAACTCTTTTTTTTACTTTATAGAAAAAGTAAGTGTTTCAGAGTTTTGTCTTTAATCAAAGGAAATAGAGCCAACGTGCATGAATAGTAAAAAAAGCTGTAGAACTTTGTTGGTTTCTCTGTATCTTTTTGGGTTAAGACCAAACACTACTTAATATCCTGTGGTATTGTGCCATTAAAAGAACCTTCCCTTAATGAACTGAGAAATCGAAATCTTATTATCAGAGGGACACAAGTCAAGATACAGACAACAAAAGGATCTACTTGTAATAGACAACTAGGAAGAGAAATTGAGTTTTGCTTTTAACTGAAACACATGATCATCCTTACTAGGCAAAGGTCGTCAAGACTTGCTGGTTTCTATTCCTCCCTTGTCGCAGGATCCATTCCGGTCAAAGGGCTATCAGCATATTATGCTGGA is a genomic window containing:
- the LOC106306770 gene encoding B3 domain-containing protein REM7-like, producing MNCLNSMANPPLESPTNPHFFQPLLPGFDTHLTIPVTFFSKHIEGKNEQRKAKLRSHASDKTWKVTIDGRRFTRGWKDFATAHDLRIGDVIIFRHEGDMVFNVTPFGPSCCEIHYEQSHLIKEEEFDNNDDDNENHCRTKSSFSFDYCFVAQVTASNLRLDTLDLPMEAESSNALNKRCHEMIVVNKEGNSWTVSLRFRESSGSYYIRGGWRRFCRDNRRKIGDLMVFNLVGDGKTSPMICICPEEECSELVRKAKRRSKWVASSSSRRNRFVTISLTRYNFRSSKLILPATFMKINGIKRQNEIILMDKHGVRWVTKLVKDGSKYGKRGLGKGWKDFCEANDVLKIGQPFLLELVWEDTLPVLKFCS
- the LOC106306773 gene encoding uncharacterized protein LOC106306773, with the translated sequence MMEMPIPETDEFISRDIQRIAHEGLKEWEDARDNGYTFDILSVAKSFTDEMFTMMNQLIPMNPDLHKKEEGEDISSQMHKLHLHDNQTTMLGVAGPAAVAFNGGEINKDN
- the LOC106306771 gene encoding B3 domain-containing protein REM5-like codes for the protein MVNASLLSPATPHFFQPLLSHSKSHLNIPAKFFSGHIEGKQEGKTVTLRSDASEKTWKVEMKGQRLTQGWKEFVEAHALRVGDFVVFRLERDMLFNVTALGSSYCEIQYTPSGSRRQEEEEESVGTEKEVEKNLTRFVTLTPTSSSFETGKQHLPANFTRGNGLIKPGKIIMVDKKGDEWVMELKVGKTNVSIMYMYIMSRNGWRIFCDVNEVRAGESLTLELIRGGESPMLKFCSEMEQAPFEAEACAHKRAKWSQEIREKTTEEGEPSHRARASNKTNANQENLQNKQPCSVSDLLTEVKHSVVSTLTSIRQCREELKTKEQELEDSLQEINNLERKIQRNKTTSSSNN